The Ornithinimicrobium faecis genome includes a window with the following:
- a CDS encoding DUF3040 domain-containing protein codes for MPLSEHEQRVLEQMEQALYAEDPRFATSLVGKSEARARRRRAALGLLIAIAGLGMVVLAVTSGQIWVGGLGFAAMVFGGVWAMTSPRTKGATLGTVDAKGNVTLHTKATDASRKQASGKGPKSGLMDRFEERWDKRRDEGPF; via the coding sequence GTGCCGCTCTCGGAGCATGAGCAGCGAGTTCTTGAGCAGATGGAGCAAGCGCTCTATGCCGAGGACCCACGATTTGCAACGTCCCTGGTCGGGAAGAGCGAGGCCCGTGCCCGACGGCGTCGAGCAGCGCTCGGCCTCCTGATCGCCATCGCTGGCCTCGGCATGGTCGTCCTCGCCGTCACCAGCGGTCAGATCTGGGTGGGTGGCCTCGGCTTCGCCGCCATGGTCTTCGGCGGTGTCTGGGCCATGACGTCCCCCCGCACCAAGGGCGCGACCCTGGGCACCGTGGACGCCAAGGGCAACGTCACCCTGCACACCAAGGCCACCGACGCCTCCCGCAAACAGGCCAGCGGCAAGGGCCCCAAGTCCGGCCTGATGGACCGCTTCGAGGAGCGCTGGGACAAGCGCCGCGACGAGGGACCCTTCTGA
- a CDS encoding ABC transporter substrate-binding protein, translating into MTPTIDRRLFLGGLLGGAAALGLSACGAPSLRLPEQAATGVASAGATMRIARPAANAAETLDPASSLSAYEYLGAVYNRLVKLDREGATVPDLATEWSSSADAMTWDFALQQGVRFHDGRALTARDVRYTYGHILDPDTASPQAGALDQIDEIEAVDATTVRFRLTSPNAEFPSLLTAYQCYIIPEDSAADIGRTGIGTGPFALESFTPAGAGVVRANEDYFGGRATLDRIEFYSIQDTSARVNALLARQVDLLSQTNLDNPTARVVASSPGTTVARVENAQWYTIPMLATSEEFSDPVMRQAMKLAYDPRAILSTALQGTGTPGWDNPVPPQLKAWMSEEREHDPEQAKALLKSIGQEDFSTRIYTSAYEPNFTAIATAFASQVSQAGIDLQITNTSADSYYTQIWMAEPLMVSYWFTGRPIDQLLNQIFRTGSSYNESAWSNEQFDQLLDSARADTNDASRLQKYQDAQRLIVEDSADLTPVFGDRLVGLSQDVVNYDEYGFEFDYLALGLREG; encoded by the coding sequence TTGACTCCCACCATCGATCGCAGACTCTTCCTGGGTGGTCTGCTGGGCGGAGCGGCTGCCCTGGGTCTCTCTGCCTGTGGCGCACCGTCTTTGAGGCTGCCCGAGCAGGCGGCGACCGGGGTGGCCAGCGCTGGCGCCACGATGCGCATCGCCCGTCCAGCCGCGAACGCTGCCGAGACTCTCGATCCGGCCAGCTCCCTGTCGGCCTATGAATACCTGGGCGCCGTCTACAACCGCCTGGTGAAGTTGGACCGCGAGGGGGCGACGGTGCCTGACCTGGCCACCGAGTGGTCATCCTCCGCGGATGCCATGACCTGGGACTTCGCGCTGCAACAGGGAGTGCGCTTCCACGACGGGCGGGCCCTGACGGCGCGGGACGTGCGTTACACCTACGGACACATCCTGGACCCGGACACGGCGTCCCCGCAGGCGGGAGCGCTGGACCAGATCGATGAGATTGAGGCGGTGGACGCGACGACCGTCCGGTTCCGGCTCACGTCCCCCAACGCGGAGTTCCCCTCGCTGCTGACGGCCTACCAGTGCTACATCATCCCGGAGGACTCCGCTGCCGACATCGGGCGGACCGGGATCGGCACCGGACCCTTTGCCCTGGAGAGTTTCACTCCGGCCGGGGCGGGCGTCGTGCGTGCCAACGAGGACTACTTCGGCGGTCGGGCGACGCTGGATCGGATCGAGTTCTATTCGATCCAGGACACCTCGGCGCGGGTGAATGCGCTGTTGGCTCGTCAGGTCGACCTGCTGTCCCAGACCAATCTGGACAACCCCACCGCGCGGGTCGTGGCGAGCTCGCCGGGGACGACAGTCGCCCGCGTCGAGAACGCACAGTGGTACACGATCCCGATGCTCGCCACCAGCGAGGAGTTCTCCGACCCGGTGATGCGGCAGGCGATGAAACTCGCCTACGACCCGCGGGCCATCCTGTCCACCGCCCTGCAGGGGACCGGAACGCCGGGGTGGGACAACCCGGTGCCCCCGCAGCTCAAGGCCTGGATGAGCGAGGAGCGCGAGCACGATCCGGAGCAGGCGAAGGCCCTGCTGAAATCCATCGGCCAGGAGGACTTCTCAACCCGGATCTACACCTCCGCCTACGAGCCCAACTTCACCGCCATCGCAACGGCCTTCGCCAGCCAGGTCAGCCAGGCCGGGATCGACCTGCAGATCACCAACACCTCGGCGGACTCCTACTACACCCAGATCTGGATGGCTGAGCCGTTGATGGTCAGCTACTGGTTCACCGGCCGGCCCATCGACCAGCTGCTCAACCAGATCTTCCGCACCGGATCGTCCTACAACGAGTCAGCCTGGTCCAACGAGCAGTTCGACCAGCTGCTGGACTCCGCACGGGCCGACACGAATGACGCCAGTCGGCTGCAGAAATATCAGGACGCGCAGCGCCTGATCGTTGAGGACTCGGCAGACCTGACCCCGGTCTTCGGTGACCGCCTGGTCGGTCTCTCGCAGGACGTCGTCAACTACGACGAGTACGGCTTCGAGTTCGACTACCTGGCCCTCGGCCTGCGGGAGGGCTGA
- a CDS encoding DNA polymerase III subunit alpha, which translates to MTSSPATSSPATSSPATSEFAHLHVASSYSMRYGASTPEALVERAVELGQSTLGLTDRDGAYGAVRFVQACARAEISPVLGVDLAVSESGEASGSGSGRGFANGAAGSLGRPQDDKVQQAGIRWTGADALGGGRSTRAQPVKGGALVDDQHPRVTVLARGQAAGLEPGIGWSRLCRLITQTHLAGERGSPRTTRELLARAAAPVGDRGEQITPVAVLLGPDSDVGRALLRRRVGLARDLLRRWQQALPAGALVIEVVCHGGPEDSPASVQHAARLWSLALEAELPAVLTAAVRHATPEQARVVDILDAARRMVALDERHLDRVSTAGHLSGTGQMHAVAERVADSVGPSVRAADLLAATAGLARQCVQSPRSDLGIGEVHLPEPEVVGVTGTGHAQQVLTERVRAAVSGRYAGQPSAYVRSVHDRLDDELRVIAGLGYPTYFLTVSAVCDLIREMGVRVAARGSGAGSLVNYLLGISGVDPIRHDLLMERFCSPLRAELPDIDIDVESARRTEIYEQILERFGSDRVTCVSMMETYRVRHAIRDVAATLGLPPGEIDVIAKAFPHIRAKDARAAVRDLPELRRHGFDAPRMQTMFEMVESLDGLPRHIALHPCGVILSNTGLLDRTPVEASWLGFPMSQFDKDDVEDLGLLKLDVLGIRMQSAMAHAVAEVERVDGVQVDLDDQSQVPYDDTETFSLIKSARTLGCFQIESPGQRELIGKFGPETFGDIIIDISLFRPGPVKSDMVRPFLNARQGWAEPEYLHPSLIPYLEDTGGVVVFHEQVLQLVAETTGVTLAQADEVRRALGTPQGQAEVESWWRPAAAARGYAPQDVDAIWDVLAAFASFGFCKAHAAAFAVPTFHSAWLKTHHTAAFLAGVLTHDPGMYPKRLILEEARAMGVHVLGLDVNASGETYRVERVEPDWDEAAGRPARAGRGDTVDEHLAQVEERAGGYGIRLSLAEVKGISEGEVARVIAGQPYHSLGDLWQRARVSRPVVERLVLAGGFDQLHGVGTARSSTLRQGPTRRDLLLHVAELERWSAPTVSRSRARARKVAPTLPAAASVAGEVADRTSAQAKGRRTWHPRQADPTQLTLDLGDEPVLLSGSGLPEMTPQEQMLAELEVLGMDVSSHVTTTFQPMLTALGVIPANQLLGQRNSTEVLVAGAKVATQTPPIRSGRRVVFLTLEDGTGPSDATFFEDVQGPFAETVFHSFLMVVRGVTRRTGPRGISLRATGAWEMTALGRAYDTGGIDAVRELMDSVEHDAVAGAREQESRARRADQQQGRRVLLHASGFKQSPYADTKPAGPGSKLWHSSPGSAGW; encoded by the coding sequence GTGACATCGAGCCCGGCGACATCGAGCCCGGCGACATCGAGCCCGGCGACATCAGAGTTTGCGCACCTGCACGTCGCCTCCAGTTATTCGATGCGTTATGGCGCCTCGACACCAGAGGCGCTGGTGGAGCGTGCCGTGGAGCTGGGGCAGTCGACGCTCGGGCTGACCGACCGGGACGGTGCCTATGGCGCGGTGCGTTTCGTGCAGGCCTGTGCCCGGGCCGAGATCTCCCCGGTGCTCGGCGTCGACCTGGCCGTCAGTGAGTCAGGGGAGGCGTCCGGGTCCGGTTCTGGGCGAGGGTTTGCGAACGGGGCTGCCGGCTCGCTCGGGCGCCCGCAGGACGACAAGGTGCAGCAGGCCGGCATCCGCTGGACCGGTGCCGACGCGCTCGGGGGAGGCCGCTCGACCAGGGCGCAGCCGGTCAAGGGTGGTGCACTGGTCGACGACCAGCACCCGCGGGTGACCGTGCTGGCGCGGGGGCAGGCTGCTGGCCTGGAGCCGGGGATCGGCTGGTCGCGGCTGTGCCGGCTGATCACCCAGACTCACCTGGCCGGTGAGCGGGGCAGCCCCCGGACCACCCGCGAGCTGCTGGCGCGGGCGGCCGCACCCGTGGGCGATCGTGGGGAGCAGATCACCCCCGTGGCCGTGCTGCTCGGGCCCGACTCCGACGTCGGGCGGGCGCTGCTGCGCCGCCGGGTCGGGCTGGCCCGTGATCTGCTGCGCCGCTGGCAGCAGGCCCTGCCCGCCGGTGCGCTGGTCATCGAGGTGGTCTGCCACGGCGGGCCGGAGGACAGCCCCGCCAGCGTGCAGCACGCGGCGCGGCTGTGGTCACTGGCGCTGGAGGCCGAGCTGCCCGCGGTGCTCACCGCCGCGGTGCGGCACGCCACCCCCGAGCAGGCGCGGGTGGTCGACATCCTCGACGCGGCCCGGCGCATGGTCGCTCTCGACGAGCGGCACCTGGACCGCGTCAGCACCGCCGGTCACCTGTCCGGCACGGGTCAGATGCACGCGGTGGCCGAGCGGGTCGCCGACTCGGTCGGACCGTCCGTGCGGGCGGCCGACCTCCTGGCCGCCACCGCGGGCCTGGCCCGGCAGTGCGTGCAGAGTCCGCGCAGCGACCTGGGCATCGGCGAGGTCCACCTGCCCGAGCCCGAGGTGGTCGGAGTCACCGGCACCGGCCACGCCCAGCAGGTGCTCACCGAGCGAGTCCGTGCGGCCGTGAGCGGGCGCTACGCAGGCCAGCCCTCGGCATACGTCAGGTCGGTGCATGACCGGCTCGACGATGAGCTGCGGGTCATCGCGGGGCTGGGTTATCCGACCTATTTCCTGACCGTCTCCGCCGTCTGTGACCTGATCCGGGAGATGGGCGTGCGGGTCGCTGCGAGGGGGTCCGGGGCGGGCAGCCTGGTCAACTATCTGCTGGGCATCAGCGGGGTCGACCCGATCCGGCACGACCTGTTGATGGAGCGGTTCTGCTCCCCGCTGCGCGCTGAGCTGCCCGACATCGACATCGACGTGGAGTCCGCCCGGCGCACCGAGATCTATGAGCAGATCCTGGAGCGGTTCGGCTCGGACCGGGTGACCTGTGTGTCGATGATGGAGACCTATCGCGTGCGCCACGCCATCCGCGACGTCGCCGCCACCCTGGGCCTGCCGCCGGGGGAGATCGACGTGATCGCCAAGGCCTTCCCGCACATCCGGGCCAAGGATGCCCGCGCTGCGGTGCGCGACCTGCCCGAGCTGCGTCGGCACGGCTTCGACGCCCCACGGATGCAGACCATGTTTGAGATGGTCGAGAGCCTGGACGGGCTGCCCCGGCACATCGCGCTGCACCCGTGCGGGGTGATCCTGTCCAACACCGGGCTGCTGGACCGCACCCCGGTGGAGGCCAGCTGGCTGGGGTTCCCGATGAGCCAGTTCGACAAGGACGACGTGGAGGACCTGGGGCTGCTCAAGCTCGACGTGCTCGGCATCCGGATGCAGTCGGCGATGGCGCACGCGGTCGCCGAGGTGGAGCGGGTCGACGGCGTGCAGGTCGACCTGGACGACCAGAGCCAGGTGCCCTATGACGACACCGAGACGTTCTCGCTGATCAAGTCGGCGCGCACCCTGGGCTGCTTCCAGATCGAGTCACCCGGCCAGCGCGAGCTGATCGGCAAGTTCGGGCCGGAGACCTTCGGCGACATCATCATCGACATCTCGCTGTTCCGGCCCGGCCCGGTGAAGTCCGACATGGTCCGGCCCTTCCTCAACGCCCGCCAGGGGTGGGCCGAGCCCGAATATCTCCACCCCTCGCTGATCCCCTATCTGGAGGACACCGGCGGAGTGGTGGTCTTCCACGAGCAGGTGCTGCAGCTGGTCGCCGAGACCACCGGCGTCACCCTCGCCCAGGCCGATGAGGTGCGCCGGGCGCTGGGCACCCCGCAGGGACAGGCCGAGGTCGAGTCCTGGTGGCGTCCGGCAGCGGCTGCCCGGGGCTATGCGCCGCAGGACGTCGACGCGATCTGGGACGTGCTGGCGGCCTTCGCCTCGTTCGGGTTCTGCAAGGCACACGCGGCGGCCTTCGCGGTGCCGACCTTCCACTCCGCGTGGCTCAAGACGCACCACACCGCGGCCTTCCTGGCCGGTGTGCTGACCCACGACCCGGGGATGTATCCCAAGCGCCTGATTCTTGAGGAGGCCCGCGCCATGGGCGTGCACGTCCTCGGGCTCGACGTCAACGCCTCGGGGGAGACCTATCGCGTGGAGCGGGTGGAGCCGGACTGGGACGAGGCCGCGGGGCGTCCTGCACGGGCGGGCAGAGGCGACACGGTCGATGAACACCTGGCGCAGGTGGAGGAGCGAGCCGGCGGCTATGGCATCCGGCTGTCCCTGGCCGAGGTCAAGGGCATCAGCGAGGGCGAGGTCGCCCGGGTCATCGCCGGTCAGCCCTATCACTCACTCGGTGACCTGTGGCAGCGCGCCCGGGTCAGCAGACCGGTCGTGGAGCGGCTGGTGCTGGCGGGCGGGTTCGACCAGCTGCACGGGGTGGGCACCGCCCGCTCCAGCACACTGCGGCAGGGGCCGACCCGCCGCGACCTGCTGCTGCACGTCGCCGAGCTCGAGCGGTGGAGCGCCCCGACGGTGTCCCGCAGCCGTGCCCGGGCGCGGAAGGTCGCCCCCACCCTGCCCGCGGCTGCCTCCGTGGCAGGAGAGGTCGCCGACCGCACCAGCGCGCAGGCCAAGGGGCGCCGGACCTGGCACCCGCGGCAGGCCGACCCCACCCAGCTGACCCTCGACCTCGGTGACGAGCCGGTGCTGCTCTCGGGCAGTGGGCTGCCGGAGATGACACCGCAGGAGCAGATGCTGGCCGAGCTGGAGGTGCTCGGGATGGACGTCAGCTCCCACGTGACCACCACCTTCCAGCCCATGCTGACGGCCCTCGGGGTCATCCCGGCCAACCAGCTGCTCGGGCAGCGCAACAGCACCGAGGTGTTGGTCGCCGGGGCCAAGGTCGCGACCCAGACGCCGCCGATTCGCTCCGGTCGGCGGGTGGTCTTCCTGACTCTGGAGGACGGCACCGGTCCGAGCGACGCCACCTTCTTCGAGGACGTCCAGGGGCCGTTTGCCGAGACGGTCTTCCACTCCTTCCTGATGGTCGTGCGCGGCGTCACCCGGCGGACCGGGCCACGTGGCATCTCGCTGCGGGCCACCGGGGCCTGGGAGATGACCGCCCTCGGCCGTGCCTACGACACCGGGGGCATCGACGCGGTGCGCGAGCTGATGGACTCCGTGGAGCACGACGCGGTGGCGGGTGCCCGGGAGCAGGAGTCCCGGGCTCGCCGGGCCGACCAGCAGCAAGGACGACGGGTGCTGCTGCACGCCTCAGGCTTCAAGCAGTCGCCCTATGCCGACACCAAGCCGGCCGGTCCGGGCAGCAAGCTGTGGCACTCCAGTCCTGGGAGTGCGGGGTGGTGA
- the dinB gene encoding DNA polymerase IV, translating to MAPPPGAGVDDRGCTILHVDMDAFYASASLIARPELVGTPVVIGGGMRSVVLSATYEARAYGIRSGMPMARARRLCPQAEIVRPDYDLYSAISAAVMAVFSEVTHQVEPVSMEEAFLDVSTAQRRLGSPAQIGQWIRDTIADEQQITCSVGGAPTKVVAKMASNAAKPDGMLMIPPHKVVDFLHPLPVSALWGVGESTEAALHRLGLRTVADIAHLPHATLSRAMGTNGANHLQDLAWGRDTGRVTTTRVERSVGSSETFHQDVDDPAVIRRQLLRLSDRSATRMRHSGMLTRTVVLTVRFSDFTTITRSRTMRESTDVTRDIFGTATALYAALGLQRARIRLLGVRLEGLTDAADTPVQGMLDEPERGWRDAERAMDRAVEKFGSGIVRPASLVVRDEARGDHEGRPRPERGPQGARGPWGAAAWSPRGTALARR from the coding sequence ATGGCACCGCCGCCCGGGGCCGGTGTCGACGACCGCGGCTGCACGATCCTGCACGTCGACATGGACGCCTTCTATGCCTCGGCGTCACTGATCGCCCGGCCCGAGCTGGTCGGCACCCCGGTCGTCATCGGTGGCGGGATGCGCAGCGTGGTGCTGTCGGCCACCTACGAGGCCCGCGCCTACGGCATACGGTCTGGGATGCCGATGGCCAGGGCGCGCCGCCTCTGCCCACAGGCAGAGATCGTCCGGCCCGACTATGACCTCTATAGCGCGATCTCCGCGGCGGTGATGGCCGTCTTCTCCGAGGTGACCCACCAGGTTGAGCCGGTCTCGATGGAGGAGGCGTTCCTGGACGTCTCCACCGCTCAGCGACGGCTGGGCAGCCCGGCGCAGATCGGCCAGTGGATCCGCGACACCATCGCCGACGAGCAACAGATCACCTGCTCGGTCGGCGGTGCCCCCACCAAGGTGGTGGCCAAGATGGCGTCCAACGCCGCCAAACCGGACGGGATGCTGATGATCCCGCCGCACAAGGTGGTCGACTTCCTGCACCCGCTGCCGGTCAGTGCACTGTGGGGCGTGGGGGAGAGCACCGAGGCCGCGCTGCACCGGCTCGGGCTGCGCACCGTCGCCGACATCGCGCACCTGCCTCACGCGACCCTGAGCCGGGCCATGGGCACCAACGGTGCCAACCACCTGCAGGACCTGGCCTGGGGTCGGGACACCGGGCGGGTGACCACGACCCGGGTCGAGCGCAGCGTCGGCTCCTCCGAGACCTTCCACCAGGACGTCGACGACCCGGCCGTGATCCGGCGCCAGCTGCTCCGGCTCAGCGACCGCAGCGCGACCCGGATGCGGCACTCCGGGATGCTGACGCGCACCGTGGTGCTGACCGTCCGGTTCTCCGACTTCACCACCATCACCCGCTCGCGCACGATGCGGGAGAGCACGGACGTCACCCGCGACATCTTCGGCACCGCCACGGCCCTGTATGCCGCGCTCGGACTCCAGCGCGCCCGCATCCGACTGCTCGGGGTCCGGTTGGAGGGACTCACCGACGCAGCGGACACCCCGGTGCAGGGCATGTTGGACGAGCCGGAGCGTGGGTGGCGGGACGCGGAGCGGGCGATGGACCGGGCCGTGGAAAAGTTCGGCAGCGGCATCGTGCGCCCGGCCAGCCTGGTCGTCCGGGACGAGGCGCGCGGTGATCACGAGGGTCGCCCCCGACCTGAGCGAGGCCCACAGGGGGCACGGGGACCGTGGGGAGCCGCCGCCTGGTCGCCTCGGGGGACGGCTCTTGCGAGGCGGTGA
- a CDS encoding ABC transporter permease, with protein MIRLRELSTGTKVGLVMVGLTVLLAVIAPWISPYDSISTNSDNALVGASANHWLGTDQYGRDVLSRTLEGGRFALLVSFLATTVAVLVGTLVGTLAAFYGRWVDAGITRLLDAVLAVPAVLALLLIVSVFGNRLWVLVLAISVVYIPAVARVVRGATFPVLSSDYVTAARARGESSLAIIRREVLPNILDTVLVEFAMRASWVVLLVSTLSFLGFGVNPPTPDWGLMIQENRTALTVAPAGTLAPIVTLSVLVVGLNLAADGLGKYLGVDRARRGVLQ; from the coding sequence GTGATCCGTCTGCGGGAACTGAGCACCGGCACCAAGGTCGGTCTGGTGATGGTGGGTCTGACGGTCCTGCTGGCGGTCATCGCCCCCTGGATCTCGCCCTATGACTCGATCAGCACCAACTCCGACAATGCTCTGGTCGGGGCCAGCGCCAACCACTGGCTCGGCACCGACCAATACGGCCGCGACGTGTTGTCCCGGACCCTGGAGGGTGGGCGCTTCGCCCTGCTCGTGTCGTTCCTGGCCACCACTGTGGCGGTGCTCGTCGGGACGTTGGTCGGCACGCTCGCGGCCTTTTACGGACGGTGGGTCGATGCCGGGATCACCCGGCTGCTGGACGCCGTCCTGGCCGTGCCCGCGGTGCTCGCCCTGCTGCTCATCGTCTCGGTCTTTGGCAACAGGTTGTGGGTGCTGGTGCTCGCGATCTCGGTCGTCTACATCCCGGCCGTCGCCCGGGTGGTGCGCGGGGCCACCTTCCCGGTGCTCTCGTCCGACTATGTGACGGCAGCCAGGGCCCGCGGAGAGAGCTCGCTGGCGATCATCCGCCGCGAGGTGCTGCCCAACATCCTGGACACGGTGCTGGTGGAGTTCGCGATGCGCGCCTCCTGGGTGGTGCTGCTGGTCTCAACACTGTCCTTCCTCGGCTTCGGGGTGAACCCACCGACACCGGACTGGGGACTGATGATCCAGGAAAACCGCACCGCACTGACCGTGGCGCCCGCAGGGACGCTCGCCCCGATCGTCACCTTGTCGGTGCTCGTCGTCGGGCTCAACCTCGCGGCTGATGGGCTCGGCAAATATCTCGGTGTGGACCGGGCCCGGCGGGGGGTGCTCCAGTGA
- a CDS encoding ABC transporter permease, with product MARLIAIRLGTGLITLFLAAFLVFFAVQALPGDVAEQLLGQNATPEAVETLRQQLGLDTNVWARFVEWLGNAVTGDFGESLVTGESVSATIWGAFGRTLLIAVPAMVVGIALALLLGVWAAARRGSRTDSSISVLALVAMSIPEFVVATVLVLLFAILVPVFPATVLSGPDATLGELLPAVVLPALTLVISMTAYILRAMRSSTIDGLATEYATTATLKGVPRRTVLWRHVAPTALLPVLPVISINVAWLLGGVVVVESVFNYPGLGKLMIDSVSTRDLPVLQAIAVLSALVYVTANLVADLLALAADPKQRTLHQPRSRRRTEEVAR from the coding sequence GTGGCACGACTCATCGCCATCCGCCTGGGCACCGGCCTGATCACTCTCTTCCTCGCCGCCTTCCTGGTCTTTTTCGCGGTGCAGGCACTCCCCGGCGATGTGGCCGAGCAGCTGCTGGGGCAGAACGCGACCCCCGAAGCGGTCGAGACACTGCGCCAACAACTCGGGCTGGACACCAACGTGTGGGCCCGGTTCGTGGAATGGCTCGGCAACGCCGTCACCGGTGACTTCGGGGAGTCGCTGGTCACGGGGGAGTCCGTGTCCGCGACCATCTGGGGGGCGTTCGGGCGCACGCTGCTGATCGCCGTCCCCGCCATGGTCGTCGGGATCGCGCTCGCGTTGCTGCTCGGCGTCTGGGCCGCGGCCCGTCGTGGCAGCCGGACCGACTCGAGCATCTCGGTGCTTGCCCTGGTCGCGATGAGCATCCCCGAGTTCGTCGTCGCAACCGTCCTGGTGCTGCTGTTCGCGATCCTGGTGCCCGTGTTCCCGGCCACGGTCCTGTCCGGGCCCGACGCGACCCTCGGTGAGCTGCTGCCGGCCGTTGTGCTGCCCGCGCTGACTCTGGTGATCTCGATGACGGCCTACATCCTGCGGGCAATGCGCTCATCAACCATCGACGGGCTCGCCACGGAATATGCCACGACGGCAACGCTGAAGGGCGTCCCGCGGCGCACCGTGCTCTGGCGGCACGTCGCCCCAACCGCCCTGCTGCCTGTCCTTCCGGTCATCTCGATCAATGTGGCCTGGCTGCTCGGCGGTGTCGTGGTCGTCGAGTCGGTGTTCAACTATCCCGGGCTGGGGAAGCTGATGATCGACTCGGTCTCGACCCGGGACCTGCCGGTGCTCCAGGCCATCGCGGTGCTCAGCGCCCTGGTCTATGTCACCGCCAACCTGGTCGCTGACCTGCTGGCCCTGGCCGCCGACCCCAAGCAGCGGACCCTGCACCAACCGCGCAGCCGTCGCCGCACCGAGGAGGTGGCCCGGTGA
- a CDS encoding dipeptide ABC transporter ATP-binding protein, with amino-acid sequence MTTTPVAEVKGLTVSYQAGAGRVTVAEDIAFTLQAGRTLGLVGESGSGKSTVARTLLGHLRDGSQIDAGQVTVLGEDVFALPGPALRQLRGGTVSVVAQNAGQALTPSLRVGAQIREALQVHGLPADSDRVAELLRLVRLPAPETIGQRYPHELSGGQQQRVAIAMAVATDPQVLVLDEPTTALDVITQAAVLSLVNDLRERLSMAVLIVSHDLGVVSVVADDVLVLQAGRAVEHGPTLEVLGSPREDYTRELLDAAPRIEGAPAPEVRDAHEELALQCQGLDVRYPRAPRLAVSDFTVQVRRGETVAVVGESGSGKSTVAKALAGLAPVEQGKAVLRTGDAGLHDLLAPARARPVAVRRSVQMIFQNADLALNPRRSIADAIARPLKVFGRVSGRAEARATVLRLLEEVGLGPEFADRVPAQLSGGQRQRVGIARALAAEPTLLIADEITTALDVSVQASVLDLLAELRDRRALSCLFISHDLAVVRNVADRIVVMKDGRMVETAATAAIFETPRHPYTRSLLEAVVEPGSTDLPGSDADAKVVELDPGATLIEAGEGHWVRDDEGAVVT; translated from the coding sequence ATGACGACGACTCCCGTGGCCGAGGTCAAGGGCCTGACCGTGTCCTATCAGGCTGGCGCTGGCCGTGTCACCGTCGCTGAGGACATCGCGTTCACCCTGCAGGCCGGACGCACCCTCGGCCTGGTGGGCGAGTCCGGCAGCGGCAAGTCCACGGTGGCCCGCACCCTGCTCGGACACCTTCGGGACGGTTCGCAGATTGACGCCGGGCAGGTGACGGTGCTCGGCGAGGACGTCTTTGCGCTGCCCGGGCCCGCCCTGCGGCAGTTGCGCGGCGGCACAGTCTCGGTCGTGGCACAGAACGCCGGGCAGGCCCTCACCCCGTCGCTGCGGGTGGGCGCACAGATCCGCGAGGCTCTCCAGGTCCACGGACTGCCAGCGGACAGTGATCGGGTGGCCGAGCTGCTCCGGCTGGTCCGGCTGCCTGCCCCCGAGACCATCGGGCAACGCTATCCGCACGAGCTGTCGGGCGGGCAGCAGCAGCGGGTGGCGATCGCGATGGCCGTCGCGACCGATCCCCAAGTGCTCGTGCTGGACGAGCCGACGACCGCACTGGACGTGATCACCCAGGCTGCGGTGCTCTCTCTGGTCAACGATCTGCGCGAGCGGCTCAGCATGGCTGTCCTCATCGTCAGTCACGACCTGGGCGTGGTGTCGGTGGTGGCCGACGACGTGCTGGTCCTGCAGGCCGGGCGCGCCGTGGAGCACGGACCCACCCTCGAGGTGCTGGGGTCCCCTCGCGAGGACTACACCCGTGAGCTGCTTGACGCGGCACCGCGGATCGAGGGCGCGCCCGCCCCCGAGGTGCGTGATGCACATGAGGAGCTCGCGCTGCAGTGCCAGGGTCTGGATGTGCGCTATCCCCGCGCCCCACGACTCGCGGTCAGCGACTTCACCGTGCAGGTGCGACGTGGCGAGACGGTCGCCGTCGTGGGGGAGTCGGGCAGCGGCAAGTCCACGGTGGCCAAGGCACTGGCCGGACTGGCCCCGGTGGAGCAGGGCAAGGCTGTCCTGCGGACCGGCGATGCGGGGCTGCATGACCTGCTGGCGCCAGCGCGTGCCCGACCGGTGGCGGTGCGCAGGTCGGTGCAGATGATTTTTCAGAATGCGGATCTCGCCCTCAACCCGCGGCGCAGCATCGCTGACGCCATCGCCCGGCCCCTGAAGGTGTTCGGCCGAGTGTCCGGGCGTGCCGAGGCCCGGGCGACGGTGCTCCGCCTGCTGGAGGAGGTGGGCCTCGGTCCCGAGTTCGCCGACCGCGTGCCGGCCCAGCTCTCGGGTGGACAGCGACAGCGCGTGGGCATTGCCCGCGCGCTCGCCGCCGAGCCGACACTGCTGATCGCCGACGAGATCACCACCGCCCTGGACGTCTCGGTGCAGGCGTCCGTGCTCGATCTGCTGGCCGAGCTGCGGGACCGCCGGGCCCTGTCCTGCCTCTTCATCAGTCACGATCTCGCGGTGGTGCGCAATGTGGCCGACCGCATCGTGGTGATGAAGGACGGCCGGATGGTGGAGACGGCGGCCACCGCGGCCATCTTCGAGACTCCGCGCCACCCCTACACCCGGTCGTTGCTCGAAGCGGTTGTTGAGCCCGGCAGCACTGACCTGCCCGGTAGCGACGCTGACGCAAAGGTGGTGGAACTAGACCCGGGAGCGACCCTGATCGAGGCGGGCGAGGGGCACTGGGTCAGAGACGACGAAGGAGCTGTGGTCACGTGA